TTAATATGATTATCAATGTATATGAGTTAGAGAACTCATTGCGATTTGCAGAGATTGCctaaagacaaaaagaaaacaatgttTGTTTTGAGTACTTCTCATGTCATTGAGGCACAAATGTTGTACCtgcattaattaattttctttatatcGAAATTGAATAAATCTAATTTTCCTCGATATCCAAATGTATTAAATTAATTGTGATTGAAGTTTGTTTATGTCTGCTTTCCAAGATTCATTTTTTGGTTACCAGATATCTCACTCCGTTTACAAGTGCTTTTTAGTTAACTAAAAAAAGGCGTTTTATTATTCGGCTTACATGAGTTCTATTACCGTTTACAAGTTAACCCCACAATACCAAAGTACAAGAGAAACAAAGATTGGAGGTAATTTTTGCTCTAACTTCTTTAGAAGTTAACTGACAATAGTTTCTAAGATATGTATTGTGCATTTGGTCAGTGTTAACTACCGAATCGATTAAAAACATTCTATAGGGGCTGCCCCGCCATTCAGTTACTCTTGAGCACTTGAGGAGGGTGTGATCATATGCCTCACTTCGGGTACGAGCTCTCACTACTCTGTTTATTTGTTCTCAAAAGATTTGTAATTGATGTTGGAGCAATGTCATTGTAGTACTAATCCCTAAATGTATTTCGTTAATGTAAAGTTTATAGAATACAAAATCAAACtgaaacatttattttaccatgCGTATTCAACTGCTTTGATTGGTTCCTGAATTAAATAGAGATCGGTGTGTTCAATTGTGGTTTGCAGAAATTTCTGAagtaaaatattcattaaatgTTTTGTGAAATAGGCATTTTTCAATAGGGTAGTTGTGCTGCTAGTTTTTTGATGATGTGCCTAATGTTTattttggattgaatttcaaCTTCTACATAGATTTATGATTAGTAAACTCTCATCGCAGTTTGGAAATGATAATTTGTTCACGAGCTTATGTGTGCTGTAATTGAGTGTGTTAGAGTTATTTTACTTTTCGTTCAGATGTTAAGAAAAAATTCCTCAACTTTACAAGGAATGGGGAAAGATGAATATACTAATACACTTCGTTTTCTCTTCAATATCAGTGATGAATATAATTCGTTTGCATCTTTCTTGATAATATTTTCCCACTTTCCCTTTAAAATATTTGAAAGCGCTGCTGATTTTGcgtttgtatttattttgttaGGAATTGATATTAGGAGGTGTTAAATGGACCGTTGGAATTGGGTTTCGAGTCCCTGAGGGACATAATGAGATGGGTTATTGATAAAAGGGTTAGGAGGAGAAGGTGGACAAGAAACCAGTACATTGGATGCACAATATCAGTGATGAacacttttccttttctttgtttagAATTTTTTTGAAAGAGCCACTGGTTTTGAACGTGCTTAAATGCAAAGATTATTtgcaaaattttgtttaaattttttaatgtttacatttttattccATAAAAATTGTGAGAGGAAATATATAATGATAGACAAAAAACTATGTTAAACAAGTTTGGATGGTTTAAATTATAGAATTATTTTGGTTGATGGTAGAGACGGTTTCAAATCCCGCGTCAGAGCGCGGGCATTCCTGCTAGTACATCCAAAAGGTATGAAATAGTCTATATAACTAAAGACTTTCAGTTCTATCGTACATCATCTTTTTCCTTTATATCTCTCCCATACAAAACCTTAGAGATTAAACACTCAAAGCAATTCGCCAGAATTATGTAATCCAATGCAGGTTGTAAAATTAGATAGTTATCCTGGTCGAGCAGACgtcgtagaactacaagcacaaaagTGAGATGGAAATACTATTCGAAGGACATAGCATTTGCATTGGCCTCTATATGCGATTCAATCAAGTTAGGACCATTTTAATTcatgtatttatttatattatttcattctctattgcaagtatttttcgttaataaaaatttagaatttcaagttatgttatttttatttatttttgaattgttctccaacaccATCAAAATTGCATTTCTCACCATCAATCAAACTACTATTGTTTCTCTCTTTTGCCAAATTTGCAGATAACCCAAAACGCAACTTACCTACATTTTCTTTCCCTGCGCTCACCTCATCACAATACACAAAAACCAGCTTCTGGGTCTCTCTACTTTCTACAAGCTGATCAAACCCTGAACTTTTCAAACCATTTCGGTCCGAACCCATTTGAGAAACCGGGCCTGGCGACCGGATAACGAACCGGGATTCAAAATTAACATCATAAACAGTAACTACACTGAGATTTTTGACTCCTAATGCAGCAATCCTAGCGGAATTAAGTGGGTGGTTCTTCTCTAGGCTGTGTTGAAGAATGGTGACGTTTACAGAGTTATGGAGCCCAGGGTTCTGAATCCGAGTGCAGAGGCAGAGCCGGACCGGTTTGGAGCACGACGGGCATATAGGTCGTTTGGAAGCGGGCTGAGTAGTCACCATTTTTAGGGTTTGAAGGAGAAAGGAAGGGTTTTGGAGAAGTGAGCAGAAATTGTTGTTTCGGGTCCGAGAACCGAACAAGCATCAATAGGTTCGAGTGGCCATAGTAGGAAATGAAAAAGTTGAGTCGATCAGTGATAAGACGACGGGTAGCTTAATGTTTTACAAGACGACGTCTCGTTTTATAAAAGAGTATATAAAGTCATTAATGAATATGTAGAATTAGATTGGATTATTACACATGGCAATGTTTTACTcagtaaataaatttattttatttgaacttttcCAAAATGGAATTATAAGAGtggtttaagttttttttttcgataTGAAAAATCATTCCCTACAGCATTTAATATATTCTGAATATGATGAATTATTCATTCCAATTCAATCATAGAGACcaaataaaaatcatactttCAAAATAAGTTAGTTCATCCAAGAGTAGCCACAAGAAGTTTAagcaattttgaaaaaatagtTGAGCTACAACCATCATGAAGTGGCTCAGTAGTTGGGGACGAATTTCTGACCATATTTCACACGACATGTCCTGAGTTCAATTCCTCACGCTTATGAATCACACAATAGTGACTAGAGAGGAGCCGAAATGCCTTGATGAGTCATTTCGACCCAAAAAAATTTGACTGCCATGCGTGATATGTACATAAATCTTATAAAAATTCATAATGAGGTAAATCACTCGTTTTATAAATTAATTTGGGTATAAcataaatttctttttaataacAAATAAGTATCCTTATCATCGAACAAATATCATACTTTAATATATCATGAATATAGTGAATTATTCATTTCAATTTAATTATAACGACCAAATAAATATCATACTTTTATTATAGTAAGCTAGCTCACCAAAGAGTAGCCACAAGTTaagcaattttgaaaaaaaatagtcCACAACCATCACGGGATGGCTCAATACTTGAGAGCGAATTCTTAGCTCGTAGATCATACAACATGTTCTGAATTCAATTTTTCGCGCTGATGAATCACACGATAGTGACTATAATGAGGTTAAAATACTTCTGTGAGTTTTCTCGACTCCTAAATAGATGAAATGTCATGGCTCAAGCTACTCTCTTTGTAGTAAGAAGAGGTAGTCCattttatcaattaattttaggtgtaacataatttcctttttataataaggaaaactaacgaaaagtcttCAAAAACTATAGttttaatcaaatgaaaaaaataaagatataaataaatagtaccatgagTGACTTTTCaaagtaaaaatatcattttcgttaaaagtgaacagtaccaggaatgtttCATTAAGATTCCCATAATAAGGAAATTGATCATCTTCgaatcccttccaccaaatccaccaaTCTAGctcttaaaatttgattcaacggctaaaaagagggttttctttaaaaattataataattttaactgTTAGATCAAATTCCAAGGATTTTGTGGATTTAATGGATTTGATGAAAGGTCCTCCATTATAATATCATAACAGCTAATCTTGAAACGATCAAATCAAACTCAGtggttgaaaaataaaaatcaaaactcAGGAGTTGGTAATGATTGGCTAGATGAGTTTTTTGACTGACTGATTCCACGCGCCAATACAACACGAAAGTCTTTGCctttaaaatttttgtttctttgatttgtGAGGGATAAGATAAACTAGCGTAATTTTCCCGAGAATCTAAGAGTTTTCCCGGAAACCCATTTGGAGAAAATGCACGATTTCTGCTTGACGATCCCCTACGGCCTGGTGCTGATCGGCGGAGGAGTTTTTGGGTATTTCAGGAAGGGGAGCACGGCTTCTTTGGCTGGAGGAGCGGGCATCGGATTGCTCCTCACTCTTGCTGGATATATGAGTCTCAAAGCCTTCGAGGGGAAGAAGAACTCGTATCCTGCTTTCATTCTCGAAACGGgtacaatttatttatttggattTTGGAATTTTGGTGGGTCTGGATCCCAGATTTGTAACGATACTTTAGTAAGATCATAAGACGTTAAAAggggaaataaataaaaataaacaaagcaaATCATAATCTGGATCACAAATTAGGTAACTTTTGTTGTTTGATGTATTTGGTAGCATTAACTTTGCTGATAGTTATGTTGGAAATttgacttttgttttgttttgttgaggTTGTTATTTTGTTCCCTCTAATGATCTGGAAGCTTTGTGCTTCTGCAAAGGTGGAAGACTCGTTAAAACTGTTTATAGGTTTGTCGTttaatctttgttttttgtATGTCGTTATGGAGAAAAACTTACATGCAACTGGGAGCGGAGGTGGCGATATCCCAAATTAATCACGGAAGGCCATGTGAGCAAGTTAAAAACACGGCAGTGCGTATAGGCTTGGATATCGCCACCTTAGCGTCCCCGTTGTATGTAAAGAGAGAGGCACTTTTTGTGTAGAGTAATGCTATACACACCAAAGTAAATCCCAAAGTTATGGTTCTCCACTTACTTCATTTGTTTATGTCTAAGCTCGTTCTAAGGTTTATTTATGTCACAGAACTAAAGAGTTATGCATTAGTCAATGCAGTAAGTTTCGATTTGGTAGGGCGATTTGAAAGAAGTGCATTTAGGTGTTATGTGTTCATCATTGCCTATCAAATTTTAAGAATTGTATGAATTGAGGAGATTGAGAaagattatatttttataagGTCACATTCTTTGGTTTTCCTTGTATTTTGTCTATTTTCATGGTCTGCTCCTGTTACCTTGATGCTCACTCACTCGAAACGTTGTTTTGGAATTGATTGGTGTGCCTTGTAACAGTTTGTGCTGCTCTTCTTACGTGGGTCATGGGACAGCGCTATATGCAAACTTCTAAGATCATGCCAGCTGGTGTTGTTGCTGGTATCAGGTGAGTTCAGATTAATCCGCTGTTGGATATATATTTGCTAATCTAAAATTTGGTGTGCCATCAGTCTGTTGATTGTTAAACATGAGATGTACGGTCAGTACCTTATGCATGTGATTTGAATTTTATTGCAGCATATGACTTGTTTCGTACATTGCAGTCCCTGTATTTTATTTCCAGTTAACGTATTCAATTTGGTTGTTTAGAATATCTTCCTTCCCCTTCATAGCTGGCACtgttaaataattaattggaaaaaGATAACTATTACTCGTTGGTCTGAGTAAGTTTGAGCACCTGAGGTATGCGGAACATGTTTCATTGCAGTTAGTGGTTTGGGGATGGTAGGTTCTTGTTCCCAGAGACATGTAAAAGTATAAAGTAGTTCTGTCAATGATTGGCAGATGTCATAATTTTTGTCTCGAGAACAGCTAATTTGCAGCCcttcaaattttataattttaggtAAAACTTGGCTCTATTGAATGTTCATCTGAATACACATTTGGATATCGAATTGTCAGAACAAGGTTGATCTGCTCCGTTGAAACCTTTTTAAGAAATTTAGTTGAAGAGAGTTTCAGATCCTATATATGTTGCAGCACAATCAGTGCCAACAGAGAGTTGGAATGTCATCTAATTCCTGCTCCTGTTATATGGTTAAACAGTATGGGAAAGGGGTCTtctatttcttgtttggttgtgCATAAAGAAGGGAAGGCGATGTGTCTTTATCAGATTATAAGGTCATCTTTGGTTATCGTATTGTAGTAACCGAGTAGCATTTCTGTCATTGTCATGAATCCAAACTGAAGACCACAATTTACGTATGATTAAAACCTTTCAATTGGAGCTCCTAACAGTTATATGACATATATTTGAAGTTTCTAAAGCTAACCTCTTCGTTTTGTTGCAGCGCTGTCATGACCGGATTTTATTTGTACAAAATTGCAACTGGTGGAAACCATATCCCGGCCAAGACCAAGTGATGGTATTTGAGGACTACTTTCCACAACGTATAAGCTGACTCTAAATTACACTCATCCAGATGCCCATATTTCATTTCACTAAATTGTTAATGGATATAATATCACAAGATACTATACTGTGTTGTCACGAGATACTACGTTAATCTATACAAAATGTTGTTTTCGTACCTTGCGTTCCTCGTACTTTTAATCAAATCAATGAGATACACTCGCattttttttgtattgtttTCTTTGCTTAGTTAAACTCATGTTACTGCAGGCGAGGGGAATGCCTTCAGAGCATGAGAAATAACCCGACTTTCTCATCCATGAAGTAGAATTGCTTGTTTTGGAAGCAGGAACTAGATGGATGGACTGGAAAAGTTCTATTAAAATGGGGGATTCAGATGAAAACTTATAAACCATCCTCACGCGTGCAGCAACTGTAGCCAGTTTTTACTCCGATTTGAATCGGTGAGTTGTAGGAAACAGTTACCCTTCTAAACACACCAGAGAGAAAACCTCTTCACTTCGAACCTGAGACAAATCTGAAATGCATCGAAAACTCTCGAACTCTCTGCAAAACTCTGTGTAACCTTTATACTTACTGGTGTGAATCAGTTTGTGCACCGGAGGCATGCGGAACTTGTGTTGATGTGGTCAGGGGTTTAGGGATACCAGCTTTGTTATCTCATACATTTAAACGTAGAAACTGGCTCCGTCAAAGATTAGCAAATGTGATGTATGCTCTCTTAAGCAGATTCTCATGAATTCTGCACTGTGCTTGTTTGAAAACAGGAATATATAGATGCATGTGAGGTTTTATTTCAGTGGGGAACTCGTTTGGTGGCTAGGATTGAATTGGAGTGTATAATTCACCGTATGCAATGTATGGATTAGCCGTGAAGGAAACTTCTTTTCCACCTCAGTAGGATTGGAAGCAGTCCTTCTGAAAAGATTAGTGTTAGTTCCAACTGAACTTTTGAAAATATGCGTTAGTTATGAGGATTATGATTTGGCAGTCGGGTTTTCGAAAGGAGACGTTTGTTCTAGTTGGGCTTTCAAAAAAATTGGTGTTAGTTCGGGTTGGGCATCCGAAAAGAGACA
This window of the Malus domestica chromosome 03, GDT2T_hap1 genome carries:
- the LOC103434707 gene encoding protein FATTY ACID EXPORT 5-like, encoding MHDFCLTIPYGLVLIGGGVFGYFRKGSTASLAGGAGIGLLLTLAGYMSLKAFEGKKNSYPAFILETVCAALLTWVMGQRYMQTSKIMPAGVVAGISAVMTGFYLYKIATGGNHIPAKTK